Proteins from a genomic interval of Epinephelus fuscoguttatus linkage group LG16, E.fuscoguttatus.final_Chr_v1:
- the phf3 gene encoding PHD finger protein 3 isoform X3 produces the protein MDIVDTFNHLIPSDQLDDSLITGLSDGSASAGLGSELTAAETTQVKRPVGRQKKRTSYLDGNEHCSNPQPANISTNTMIRGRPGRKPANRLRKSFVIEKGVKGAQLKRELTLGGRINVNDLDCGLWLKPSVILRRLTVTIAGFRIELLPGPSYTENVEASQSVCLDSGFSYAGDIGFAVLPDEAVSVQNPTPEAVAEVDATEKSSADDAALGLGPYVNPNDVQASNGTVMGSACLQETKLNNQDVPKNQKSVSKEKSDIREPQNTENNRTTVTHKTDDKEKHQIVAKIPLKSKQGLASDKNKDLVLGKPNNMIKGDKVIQNTPSKIQRGDPHKMKSPKEKTDISPLKRPAENTQSEHVSKIQKTQGAGESKAKPKLPSTPSSVAKKSPSSGHRVDQQGPTKHPPNIPKVETANLTHGRPGHSVKTPAEEGGQEKPKLKKPEKILQRQKSRTSRSISVEEPQLFIPDNAPVVKKESAEEQPANSESVWDGNNCCGQCKKHHNNMFMVGCGRCDDWFHGDCVGLDLTKVREMEEEDQMYVCLKCCEEETKKVEPEPPSAAKPEVQAKTEVQEVKPPPKPQPGPSQALASGGVRPVRKDPDRRQSTDGREAAHKPGFYLKQETKSKTPSSASKKPVSVEAIRRSVRDSLKEILIQRLKESDLNVSVERASEVAKKTERELFHLYKDTDNKYKNKYRSLMFNLKDTKNNVLFKRVLKGEISPGNLIRMSPEELASKELAAWRQRENRHTIEMIEKEQREAERRPITKITHKGEIEIESQEPAKEPVKAPEPEELKSPPKVAEISAEPPKTPEDKTESTKTEKDTTSQHKSHLFDLHCKICTGRMAPPVEEAPTKVVKVATTVVRRHSTKAEETKSTPPAIDDDLHLTVLEESFRNAQSVYEGRSDHATGRDEEAAFLSNLKSLWRGFIHMHSVAKFVTKAFPVSGILDNLTEDLPDSIQVGGRISPQTVWDYLEKIRATGTKEVCLIRFSPETEEDEISYTLLYAYFSSRRRFGVVSNNLKQVKDMYLIPLGATEKVPHQLVPFDGPGLENNRANLLLGLIIRQRPKRDFLPVDMNESARIIPEIQPITVSTKETRETEEDEKLFLSSLTTAHKKEKDKPLNTTEDVDEPITESFEEPSASEETNNQEPRKPLRFLPGVLVGWGGELPPLPDVGGKPATTADDTQKTQPAPKTEASTVNSKSPTAAAPRERFVIKKKEAKAVKAEQELPSPTDTSAVNNSSGKDAAVVTHAAPVSLKDKPPDVSTEAFLASLSAAPSGAETSSAASANKGDAGPLSETEKTPSEEDPLSQSKSQAAPAHTNSSKPPLSGILKKSSAYCSVSEDKTTVLQKDKASQPAPSSPKPVPVLSSTRNEPVTLFHQGYLQLSQPKNKPEEEKQTAIRSFAGEKEDAAVSQAGAPVTQTVYSPTVPAPQAVCYPEVSEVPHNSVMAPVLPVYNSTAPIPVQQQQPQVPGSYDYPTGPPPNTFSSPHTQDQNHSTPWAQDSTSQALPGLQSQFAGSYPEPAGRPPSLAKDYKRLEERYSDPWERPRTTEDRDHHGRHSHHRDTHHGKKSRYHEREREKKRERSRDRERSRHHGHSDDRYGEKRKERHRSDDHGSRHKDRHRHRRDSDYENGRRSSKDS, from the exons ATGGATATTGTGGACACCTTTAATCATTTAATACCCAGTGACCAGTTGGACGACTCCCTGATAACAG GTCTCAGTGATGGTTCAGCATCCGCCGGCCTTGGCAGTGAACTGACAGCTGCAGAGACCACACAAGTCAAGAGGCCTGTTGGCAGGCAGAAGAAACGAACAAGTTATTTAGATGGTAATG agcattGCAGTAATCCACAGCCCGCTAACATATCCACTAACACCATGATCCGAGGACGACCAGGGAGGAAACCAGCCAACAGGCTACGGAAGTCATTTGTCATTGAGAAAGGCGTTAAAGGCGCCCAGCTGAAGAGAGAATTAACTCTGGGAGGGCGTATTAATGTTAATGATCTTGATTGTGGATTATGGCTGAAGCCTTCAGTTATATTGAGACGACTGACGGTCACAATTGCAGGATTCAGGATTGAGCTGCTTCCAGGACCCTCTTACACAGAAAATGTTGAAGCGAGCCAGTCCGTGTGCCTTGACAGTGGTTTTTCGTATGCTGGGGATATTGGGTTTGCAGTGTTGCCAGATGAAGCTGTCAGTGTACAGAATCCCACACCTGAAGCAGTGGCAGAGGTCGATGCAACTGAGAAGAGCTCTGCTGATGATGCGGCCCTCGGCCTGGGCCCGTATGTGAATCCTAATGACGTGCAGGCCTCCAACGGGACAGTAATGGGGAGTGCCTGCCTACAGGAGACAAAACTTAACAATCAGGATGTTCCTAAAAATCAAAAGTCAGTGAGTAAGGAAAAATCTGACATCAGAGAGCCACAAAACACTGAGAATAACAGAACTACTGTTACACATAAGACTGATGATAAGGAAAAGCACCAGATTGTGGCCAAAATACCGCTCAAGTCAAAACAAGGACTCGCCTCTGACAAGAATAAGGACTTGGTTTTAGGTAAACCAAACAACATGATTAAGGGAGATAAAGTAATCCAAAACACACCATCCAAAATCCAAAGAGGAGACCCGCACAAAATGAAATCTCCAAAGGaaaagacagacatttcacctttGAAAAGGCCTGCGGAAAACACCCAAAGTGAGCATGTGTCTAAAATACAAAAGACACAGGGCGCAGGAGAAAGTAAAGCAAAGCCAAAATTGCCAAGTACACCCAGCTCTGTAGCAAAGAAGAGCCCATCATCTGGTCACCGTGTTGATCAGCAGGGACCGACCAAACATCCGCCCAATATCCCCAAAGTAGAGACTGCTAACTTGACGCATGGCCGTCCAGGCCACTCTGTAAAAACACCTGCTGAGGAAGGAGGGCAAGAAAAGCCCAAACTGAAAAAGCCAGAAAAGATCcttcaaagacagaaaagcagaaCTTCAAGAAGCATCTCTGTGGAGGAGCCGCAGCTGTTTATTCCAGATAACGCTCCTGTTGTGAAGAAGGAAAGTGCTGAGGAGCAACCTGCTAACAGCGAGTCTGTATGGGACGGGAACAACTGCTGTGGCCAGTGCAAGAAACACCACAATAATAT GTTCATGGTAGGCTGTGGTCGCTGTGACGACTGGTTCCATGGTGACTGTGTTGGTCTTGACCTGACGAAAGTACGcgaaatggaggaggaggaccaGATGTACGTGTGCTTAAAGTGCTGTGAGGAGGAGACCAAAAAGGTGGAGCCTGAACCCCCGAGTGCAGCCAAACCAGAAGTTCAAGCAAAAACTGAGGTACAGGAAGTTAAACCGCCCCCCAAACCCCAACCCGGACCATCTCAGGCACTCGCATCAGGGGGCGTCAGACCAGTAAGAAAG GATCCTGATAGAAGGCAGTCCACAGATGGCAGAGAGGCAGCTCATAAACCAG GCTTTTATCTCAAACAAGAGACGAAGAGTAAGACTCCGTCGTCAGCTTCAAAGAAACCGGTGTCTGTGGAGGCAATCAGGCGAAGTGTGCGTGATTCTTTGAAAGAAATCCTCATACAGAG GTTGAAGGAGTCTGATTTAAACGTCTCAGTGGAGAGGGCCTCAGAAGTTGccaagaagacagagagagagctttTTCACTTGTATAAAGACACTGACAACAAATACAAGAACAAGTACCGAAGCCTAATGTTTAACCTCAAAGATACTAAAAATAAT GTCCTTTTTAAGAGGGTCCTCAAAGGGGAAATTTCTCCTGGTAACCTAATTCGAATGAGCCCCGAGGAACTGGCCTCGAAAGAATTGGCTGCTTGGCGACAAAGGGAGAACCGACAT aCGATTGAGATGATCGAAAAAGAgcaaagagaggcagagagacggCCGATCACCAAGATCACGCACAAAGGTGAAATTGAAATCGAGAGCCAAGAACCAGCAAAGGAACCAGTGAAGGCCCCTGAGCCTGAAGAG CTTAAGTCTCCTCCCAAAGTGGCAGAAATCTCAGCAGAGCCTCCAAAAACCCCAGAGGATAAAACAGAGAGTACCAAGACGGAGAAAGACACCACCAGCCAacacaagtctcatttatttgACCTACACTGCAAAATCTGCACTG GTCGtatggctccccctgtggaggAGGCACCAACCAAAGTGGTCAAAGTTGCCACCACAGTGGTTCGGAGGCATTCCACTAAAGCAGAGGAGACGAAGAGCACACCACCTGCAATCGATGACGACCTGCACCTCACTGTTCTAGAGGAGAGCTTCCGAAATGCTCAGTCGGTTTATGAAGGACG GTCGGATCACGCAACTGGAAGAGATGAAGAGGCCGCTTTCCTTTCCAACCTGAAGTCCCTGTGGCGAGGATTTATTCATATGCACTCTGTGGCAAAGTTTGTGACAAAAGCTTTTCCTGTCTCTGGCATTTTGGACAACTTGACTGAG gACCTTCCAGATAGCATTCAAGTTGGTGGAAGGATAAGTCCACAGACGGTGTGGGACTACTTGGAGAAGATTCGGGCAACTGGAACAAAA gAGGTGTGCCTGATTCGCTTCTCCCCTgagacagaggaagatgagATCTCCTATACTCTTTTGTACGCCTACTTCAGCAGTCGCAGGCGTTTTGGGGTGGTGTCCAATAACCTGAAACAAGTGAAGGACATGTACCTCATTCCCTTGGGCGCCACTGAAAAAGTTCCACATCAGCTCGTTCCCTTTGATGGGCCAG GTTTAGAAAACAACCGTGCCAACCTCCTCCTTGGACTCATAATTCGCCAGAGACCTAAGAGGGATTTTCTTCCCGTGGACATGAATGAGAGTGCAAGGATTATTCCTGAAATCCAGCCCATCACCGTTTCCACAAAAGAAACcagagaaacagaggaggaTGAGAAATTGTTCCTCTCTTCCTTGACTACTGCACATAAAAAAGAGAAGGACAAACCACTTAACACTACTGAAGATGTTGATGAACCAATTACAGAGTCTTTTGAAGAACCATCTGCATCAGAGGAGACCAACAATCAGGAACCCCGAAAACCACTGCGCTTCCTTCCAGGTGTGTTAGTAGGCTGGGGTGGGGAATTGCCACCTCTGCCAGATGTTGGAGGTAAACCTGCAACAACAGCAGATGACACCCAGAAGACCCAACCAGCTCCCAAAACGGAGGCATCAACTGTAAACTCGAAAAGTCCAACAGCTGCTGCGCCACGAGAGCGCTTTGTCATCAAGAAGAAAGAAGCCAAAGCCGTTAAAGCTGAACAAGAGCTCCCCAGCCCAACGGATACATCTGCTGTTAACAACTCATCAGGAAAGGATGCTGCAGTGGTGACCCATGCTGCCCCAGTCTCTCTGAAAGATAAGCCTCCAGATGTATCGACTGAAGCGTTCCTGGCAAGCTTGTCAGCAGCTCCGAGTGGGGCTGAAACTAGCAGTGCTGCCTCTGCAAACAAAGGCGATGCCGGCCCTTTGTCTGAAACTGAGAAAACGCCGTCTGAAGAGGATCCTTTGTCGCAGTCAAAATCCCAGGCTGCTCCGGCTCACACTAATAGCTCGAAACCTCCTTTAAGTGGAATACTGAAAAAATCTTCAGCATATTGCAGTGTGAGTGAAGATAAAACAACAGTGCTACAAAAGGATaaagccagccagccagctcCTTCGAGCCCTAAACCTGTGCCTGTGTTGAGTAGCACTAGAAATGAGCCAGTTACACTATTTCACCAAGGATATTTACAGCTTTCTCAGCCCAAGAACAAACCCGAGGAAGAAAAGCAAACAGCTATTCGATCATTCGCTGGTGAAAAGGAAGATGCTGCGGTGTCCCAGGCTGGTGCTCCTGTAACTCAGACAGTATATTCTCCTACAGTCCCAGCACCACAAGCAGTGTGTTACCCAGAAGTGTCTGAGGTCCCACACAACTCAGTAATGGCACCAGTTCTCCCAGTATACAACAGTACTGCACCCATCCcagtgcagcagcaacagcctCAGGTACCTGGCAGCTACGACTACCCAACTGGCCCTCCACCTAACACTTTCTCCAGCCCACACACCCAGGATCAGAACCACAGCACACCGTGGGCTCAGGACAGCACTTCACAGGCCCTTCCCGGACTTCAGTCGCAGTTTGCCGGGAGCTACCCTGAACCAGCTGGCCGACCTCCATCCCTGGCCAAAGACTACAAGCGCCTAGAGGAGCGGTACAGCGACCCGTGGGAGCGGCCGCGcacaacagaggacagagaCCACCACGGGAGGCACAGTCATCACAGGGACACTCATCACGGGAAAAAGAGCAGGTATCATGAACGGGAGCGGGAGAAAAAGCGTGAACGCAGCCGCGACAGAGAGAGGAGTAGGCACCACGGACACTCAGACGACCGCTATGGtgagaagaggaaagaaaggcACCGCAGCGATGATCACGGCAGCCGTCATAAGGACAGGCACAGACATAGACGGGACTCTGATTATGAGAATGGACGGAGAAGTTCAAAAGACAGTTAA